The genomic stretch ACTGACCTGGCCGGTAAATCCGAATTACGACCTGGCAGCCCAGATCATCCAGCAGATGTGGAAGGACGAGCTGGGGATCGATGTCACACTTCAGCGGATGGAGGCAAAGGCACACCGTGCGTTCTTCGGATCGCTGAGCGACGAAAATATCCACTACGATTTCTATATCTGGGGCTGGGGCTCTGACTACGAAGACCCGTATAACTGGTTCAATCTCCTCTGGGAGTCGAGTCAGGACTTCTATCGCACGCGCTGGAAGAACGATCAGTACGACAAGCTCGTGCAAGATGCTGCCGTCGAGCTCGACACCGACAAGCGCACCAAGCTCTATGAGCAGTCTGAAGTCATCCTGATGCAGGACATGCCAGTTGTCCCGCTCCATTACGCCGCGAACAACTTCCTGGTGCGTTCGACGGTGAAGGACATGGTATGGCGGCGCGTGGCCAACGAGCGCTTCCTGCACAAGGTTTGGATCTCCAAGGAATAAGCGATCAGAAGCTCGGTCCCCCAAGCCTGGCTTGGGGGACCGAGCCTCTGAGGAGGAGGGGTGATGACAGAGCGCATCGACCGCGTGCGCGGGTTGCTTGCCGAGCGCGGCTATGACGGGCTGATCGTCAGTAAGCCAGCCAACATCCGGTATCTTACCGGCGCAACCGGCACGGCAGCCGAACTGCTGGTAACCGCGAACGACCTGTTGTTGCTGAACAGCTTCGTGGATATCACCGAGAACGGTGAGACCGCGCCGGACGTGCCACAAGCAACCCGGACGAACTCAGCCGCGGACATGGCCACGGCGGTACATTCACGCGGACTCCAGCGGGTAGGGATCGAGACGCACCATCTGTCCCACGACACCTACATCACCTATCAGCAGTCGCTGGATGGGGTCGAGTTGTGTTCATCCGGAGGGATGGTCGAGGATCTGCGGGCCGTCAAGGATGAGGGCGAGATCGATCTGATCCAGCAGGGTATGCAGGTAAACGATCTCGGCGTTCAGTATGTCAGGGACCATGCTCGGGAAGGAATGACCGAGTTCGAGCTTGGTGTCGGGCTCGAGACTGCCATGCGTGAGGCGGGCGCCGACGGACTGGGCTTTCTCATTGTGCAGTTTGGCGAGAACGCCGCCAAGCCACACCATCGCTTCAGCCAGCGTGCGCTGAGGCAGGGCGACTTCATCCTCATCGACATCGGCGCTCTCCACCAGGGATATGGCTCTGACACAACGAGAACGCTCGTATTCGGTGAGCCGACCGAGCGCCAGCGCGCCGTCTATGAAGCGGTGCATCGCGCTCAGGCAGCAGCCCTTTCCGCTGTCCGTGCAGGAGTAACTGGCGAGAGTGTGCATCAGGCCTCGGCGGACGTGATCCGAGAGGCGGGGTACGCGGCCTACTACGGCCACGGTGTTGGCCACGCGATCAACGAGGGGCCACGCCTCGCGCCATCATCGACCGACATCCTTCGTCCGGGACACGTCGTCACGATCGAGCCGGGCATCTACATCGCCGAGTGGGGAGGGGTCCGCGTCGAAGACACGGTCGTTGTGACTGAGGGCGGATATCGAAATCTGGCGCGGTTCCCGAAGGACCTTACGATCATCTCAGCGCGATAATCCTCACACAGACCCGCTCACGTCGATTCCGTAGCAGGATCGGGGTGGGCGGGCTAGCGTGACGTGCGTAAGCAGCGCAGAGTGGATAGTGGTCTGAGATTGACGTCGGTCGCTGGGTCCCGACTGACACGACGATCCCCATCGGGGCCCAGCGACTGATGGGCGTCGCCTTGCGAACTTAGGAAGGTGGTACATCATGATTTCAGGTCGCGTTGAACGCGTAGCCAAGGAGCTTGCCCGCCGGGAGCTCGACGCCATTATCGTGACGGAGCCAACCAGCCGGTACTACCTGACGGGCTGGAAGATGGACGATACGCAGGTCGGGGAGTTGGCATACTGGGTGCTGGCCGGTCCCGATAGCCTGACGATCCTGACCGGGCAGAATAACCTGTCCGAGGCGATCGAGGCAGCGCCAGGATCGAAGATCATCGGGATCGCACCTCAGGACCGTGGCAAGAACGCATCGATGATCGCGGCGCTCATTCAGGAGGCCGGCTACAAGCGCGTCGGTATCGACGATGTGCATCTGGGCGCCAACTACTATCTCCAACTCACCGAGTCGCTTCCTCCTCACATCGAACTGACGCCAGCCGCAGATCTCATCCGCACGGTTCGAGCGGTGAAAGAGCCGGGCGAGATTGAGCTACTGCGCGAAGCGATCCGGCTGACGGACGAGGCTTACATGGCGCTGCGCGAGTGGATTACCGCGGGGACGACCGAGAAGCAGGTGGCGTGGTTCCTGGAGCGACACATGCGTGATCGCGGCGCCGACGGCATCGGCTTCGGGACGATCGTCGCGGCTGGGCCGGCCGGCGCGGTGCCACACCATGAGCCGACCGACCGGCCGATTGAGGCGGGAGAACCGGTGGTTCTCGACTTCGGAGGAACCTACGAAGGCTACACGGCCGATCTCACACGGACATTCTGTATTGGTGAGCCACGCGATCAGCAACTCATCGACATCCACACGGCGGTGCTCGCGTCACTCACCAGAGGGATGGCGGCCCTGCGCGCCGGGGATCGCTGCGACGGACCTACGGCAGTGGCCACCCATGAGGTGGAAAGTCGGGGGTTTACCGTGAGCCATCCGGGCGGGCACGGGATCGGACTTCAGATCCACGAGCTTCCCAGTGGCCCGATGGTCCTCCGGGAGAACATGGTGATGACATTCGAGCCGGCAGTCTATATTGACGGCTGGGGCGGGGTTCGGATCGAGGACAACGTCCTGATCACGGCAGATGGTCCAGTCGTTCTCACAATGAGCCCGCATGACCTCGTCATCTGAGGACTTGTACGGCAATTGAGCAAGAAAGGCTGGCTGGAGATCCGGATGAATGCCACCAAGCACACGATTGAGGCTCGCGATCTCTATCATCTCGAAATTGCCCATACGGTCGCAGTCTCACCAGATGGACAATGGGCAGCGTTCACCGTGTTGCGGCCGGACGAAGCAACTAACCGTAATCAGTACGATCTCCTGATCGTCCCAGTTGACGGCACGGGCAGCCCTCAACCGCTGGTGCAGGGTGGTTCGCACGATCCGGCGCCATCCTGGTCGCTGTGCAGCCAGCATCTCGCCTACCTTGCCGATCACGAGGGCGTGATACAGGTCTGGACCATCGAGCGAGCGAGCGGAAAGACGCGACGCGTCACTCATAGCACCGTCAATGTCAGCAATCCGCTCTGGTCACCGGATAGCGCTCACATTGCCTGGGTTGCCAGCGTCCCGTCCGTTGCTGCGCCTGCCGGCCCGACGGGTGGCAGCGACCTCGGCGGCCAGCCACGGGTGATCCTCCGTGCGCGCTACAAGTTCGACGGCATGGGCTGGTTTGGCCAGTCACGCAGCCAGCTGTTTGTCTCCACACTCGACATGCCGGAAGCCAACGCGCGACAACTGACGTACGAACCGGCTGGAATCTCTCAGCCGATCTGGGCGGCAGAACGAGGCACGTCGATCGGAGGGCCAGCATGGTCGCCGAATGGGTCGCAGCTCGCGTACACCACCAGCACGAATGAAGACGAAGAGCTGGACAGCCGGTGCGATGTCTGGACGGTCGATATCGCTACCGGTGATCGAACCAGGATCACTCCAAATGACGGCCTGTACGGATGTCCCGCCTGGTCTCCGGATGGCACGCGACTGGCGGTCGTCGGCG from Thermomicrobiales bacterium encodes the following:
- a CDS encoding Xaa-Pro peptidase family protein, producing MTERIDRVRGLLAERGYDGLIVSKPANIRYLTGATGTAAELLVTANDLLLLNSFVDITENGETAPDVPQATRTNSAADMATAVHSRGLQRVGIETHHLSHDTYITYQQSLDGVELCSSGGMVEDLRAVKDEGEIDLIQQGMQVNDLGVQYVRDHAREGMTEFELGVGLETAMREAGADGLGFLIVQFGENAAKPHHRFSQRALRQGDFILIDIGALHQGYGSDTTRTLVFGEPTERQRAVYEAVHRAQAAALSAVRAGVTGESVHQASADVIREAGYAAYYGHGVGHAINEGPRLAPSSTDILRPGHVVTIEPGIYIAEWGGVRVEDTVVVTEGGYRNLARFPKDLTIISAR
- a CDS encoding Xaa-Pro peptidase family protein; protein product: MISGRVERVAKELARRELDAIIVTEPTSRYYLTGWKMDDTQVGELAYWVLAGPDSLTILTGQNNLSEAIEAAPGSKIIGIAPQDRGKNASMIAALIQEAGYKRVGIDDVHLGANYYLQLTESLPPHIELTPAADLIRTVRAVKEPGEIELLREAIRLTDEAYMALREWITAGTTEKQVAWFLERHMRDRGADGIGFGTIVAAGPAGAVPHHEPTDRPIEAGEPVVLDFGGTYEGYTADLTRTFCIGEPRDQQLIDIHTAVLASLTRGMAALRAGDRCDGPTAVATHEVESRGFTVSHPGGHGIGLQIHELPSGPMVLRENMVMTFEPAVYIDGWGGVRIEDNVLITADGPVVLTMSPHDLVI